In Microcaecilia unicolor chromosome 1, aMicUni1.1, whole genome shotgun sequence, the following are encoded in one genomic region:
- the LOC115460517 gene encoding olfactory receptor 1020-like: MPELNQTSLTSVTEFLLLGFTNVPHLSAILFVVFLVIYLITLLGNLGIILIIQLDPHLHTPMYFFLSNLSLVDLCCSSAIAPKTMVNFLSENKAISYLGCATQLYFFVAFAGADSFLLAAMAYDRYTAICKPFLYPLIMTRRLCIQLAVCIYFASFLNSLITTCITFRLSFCSSNEINHFFCDVNPLMKLSCMDTHINDILLPIIVGSVVLSSILVILGSYMSIIFTILRMHIEGRSKAFSTCTSHFISVTLFYGTALFMYMRPSSSYFLERDMVVSVFYTVAIPMLNPLIYSLRNQEVKAALRKIISRNIFSQKVNSMTLIH, encoded by the coding sequence ATGCCAGAACTAAACCAAACTTCACTAACTTCAGTGACTGAGTTCCTTCTTCTGGGATTCACCAATGTTCCGCACCTTAGCGCTATACTATTTGTGGTATTTTTGGTAATATATCTGATAACTCTTCTTggaaatcttggtatcatcctaATAATCCAACTGGATCCTCACCTTCATACCCCTATGTACTTCTTCCTCAGTAACTTGTCCTTGGTTGATCTCTGTTGTTCCTCTGCTATTGCTCCTAAAACAATGGTCAACTTTTTGTCTGAAAATAAGGCCATTTCTTACCTTGGGTGTGCAACCCAGCTgtatttttttgttgcatttgcagGTGCAGACAGTTTTCTTTTGGCAGCGATGGCATATGACCGTTAtacagcaatatgtaagccattcCTTTATCCTCTTATTATGACCAGAAGACTCTGTATTCAGCTGGCGGTATGTATCTACTTTGCAAGCTTTCTGAACTCCCTTAtaaccacatgcatcaccttccgATTATCCTTCTGCAGTTCCAATGAGAttaaccatttcttctgtgaTGTTAACCCACTGATGAAACTCTCTTGCATGGACACACATATTAATGATATTTTGCTTCCTATCATTGTTGGTTCTGTAGTTCTTTCTTCAATTTTGGTTATACTTGGATCCTATATGTCTATTATCTTCACTATCCTGAGAATGCACATAGAAGGAAGATCTAAAGCATTCTCTACCTGCACCTCTCATTTCATTAGTGTTACACTGTTCTATGGAACAGCTCTTTTCATGTACATGAGGCCTTCTTCAAGTTATTTCCTGGAACGAGACATGGTTGTTTCTGTCTTCTACACTGTAGCAATTCCCATGTTAAACCCCCTGATCTACAGTCTGAGGAACCAGGAAGTCAAAGCTGCACTAAGGAAAATCATATCTAGAAATATCTTTTCTCAAAAAGTGAATTCCATGACTTTGATTCACTag